One genomic region from Quercus robur chromosome 4, dhQueRobu3.1, whole genome shotgun sequence encodes:
- the LOC126720330 gene encoding uncharacterized protein LOC126720330 isoform X1, with translation MRRRTLANFSNATRQSLIPFSTSSGGGGRGRGRGFGGPQFDFTAPGKPGPEVSESESVSVSKPDTSLPGHGHGRGRPLPSSPSLPGFNSFVSSIKPPPAGAGRGRVADSPPPPDSGPKQPIFFKRQDGVGHGNEQGHVSDTAESVHERNVNFNLPQSIVSVLTGSGRGKPMKQPVPEEPPIVQENRHARAKPQPQPQPQAQSQPRMTREEAVQNAVKILSRRGAGGGEDDGEESSGGRGRGRGRGRGRGRGWARGRGGRGFDRRRDRDSEDGFGAGLYLGDNADGEKLAKRLGLETMNQLNEAFEEMSSRVLPSPLEDAILDSMDVNYAIECEPEYLMGEFDRNPDIDEKPPMPLRDALEKMKPFLMVYEGIESQEEWEEIMKETMERVPLMKEIVDYYSGPDRVTAKQQQQELERVAKTVPVSAPKSVKQFADRAVLSLQSNPGWGFDKKCQFMDKLVREVSQQYT, from the exons atgagaCGAAGAACACTCGCTAATTTCTCTAATGCCACCAGACAGTCTCTGATCCCTTTCTCTACTTCTAGCGGCGGTGGTGGTCGAGGCCGTGGTCGCGGTTTTGGTGGCCCACAGTTTGATTTCACTGCTCCGGGTAAGCCAGGACCCGAGGTATCCGAATCCGAGTCCGTGTCAGTGTCCAAACCCGACACTTCACTTCCCGGACACGGACACGGTCGTGGTAGACCCCTCCCTTCTTCCCCATCTCTCCCCGGCTTCAATTCCTTCGTTTCCTCCATCAAACCACCACCCGCAGGCGCCGGTCGCGGCCGTGTCGCTGACTCTCCACCGCCTCCAGATTCGGGTCCTAAGCAACCCATCTTCTTCAAGAGACAAGATGGTGTCGGACACGGGAATGAACAAGGACACGTGTCGGACACGGCTGAGAGTGTCCATGAACGGAATGTCAATTTCAATCTCCCTCAGAGCATTGTCTCTGTATTGACTGGCAGCGGTCGCGGAAAACCCATGAAGCAGCCGGTCCCGGAGGAGCCCCCTATCGTCCAGGAGAACCGGCATGCCCGGGCCAaaccccaaccccaaccccaaccccaaGCTCAGTCCCAGCCCAGGATGACCAGAGAAGAAGCTGTGCAAAATGCAGTGAAGATTCTATCCCGTCGTGGCGCTGGTGGCGGTGAGGATGATGGTGAGGAGAGCAGTGGAGGCAGAGGCAGAGGGAGAGGCAGAGGTAGAGGTAGAGGGAGAGGATGGGCTAGAGGGAGGGGAGGAAGAGGATTTGATAGGCGGCGGGATAGAGATTCAGAAGATGGGTTTGGTGCAGGATTGTATTTGGGAGACAATGCTGATGGAGAGAAGCTTGCTAAAAGGCTTGGACTTGAGACCATGAACCAGTTAAATGAAGCTTTTGAGGAAATGAGTTCTAGAGTGCTGCCGTCGCCGTTGGAGGATGCAATTTTGGATAGCATGGATGTCAATTATGCG ATTGAATGTGAACCTGAGTATTTGATGGGGGAGTTTGATCGGAATCCGGATATTGATGAGAAACCGCCAATGCCACTTCGTGATGCACTTGAGAAGATGAAGCCGTTTTTGATGGTATATGAGGGGATTGAGAGTCAAGAGGAGTGGGAG GAAATCATGAAAGAGACAATGGAGAGAGTTCCTTTGATGAAAGAGATTGTCGATTACTACAGTGGACCAGATAGGGTAACTGCaaagcaacaacaacaagaattaGAAAGGGTTGCAAAAACAGTTCCTGTCAGTGCACCTAAGTCTGTAAAGCAGTTTGCTGACCGTGCGGTTCTATCTCTTCAG
- the LOC126720330 gene encoding uncharacterized protein LOC126720330 isoform X3 gives MRRRTLANFSNATRQSLIPFSTSSGGGGRGRGRGFGGPQFDFTAPGKPGPEVSESESVSVSKPDTSLPGHGHGRGRPLPSSPSLPGFNSFVSSIKPPPAGAGRGRVADSPPPPDSGPKQPIFFKRQDGVGHGNEQGHVSDTAESVHERNVNFNLPQSIVSVLTGSGRGKPMKQPVPEEPPIVQENRHARAKPQPQPQPQAQSQPRMTREEAVQNAVKILSRRGAGGGEDDGEESSGGRGRGRGRGRGRGRGWARGRGGRGFDRRRDRDSEDGFGAGLYLGDNADGEKLAKRLGLETMNQLNEAFEEMSSRVLPSPLEDAILDSMDVNYAIECEPEYLMGEFDRNPDIDEKPPMPLRDALEKMKPFLMVYEGIESQEEWEEIMKETMERVPLMKEIVDYYSGPDRVTAKQQQQELERVAKTVPVSAPKSVKQFADRAVLSLQSNPGWGFDKKCQFMDKLVREVSQQYK, from the exons atgagaCGAAGAACACTCGCTAATTTCTCTAATGCCACCAGACAGTCTCTGATCCCTTTCTCTACTTCTAGCGGCGGTGGTGGTCGAGGCCGTGGTCGCGGTTTTGGTGGCCCACAGTTTGATTTCACTGCTCCGGGTAAGCCAGGACCCGAGGTATCCGAATCCGAGTCCGTGTCAGTGTCCAAACCCGACACTTCACTTCCCGGACACGGACACGGTCGTGGTAGACCCCTCCCTTCTTCCCCATCTCTCCCCGGCTTCAATTCCTTCGTTTCCTCCATCAAACCACCACCCGCAGGCGCCGGTCGCGGCCGTGTCGCTGACTCTCCACCGCCTCCAGATTCGGGTCCTAAGCAACCCATCTTCTTCAAGAGACAAGATGGTGTCGGACACGGGAATGAACAAGGACACGTGTCGGACACGGCTGAGAGTGTCCATGAACGGAATGTCAATTTCAATCTCCCTCAGAGCATTGTCTCTGTATTGACTGGCAGCGGTCGCGGAAAACCCATGAAGCAGCCGGTCCCGGAGGAGCCCCCTATCGTCCAGGAGAACCGGCATGCCCGGGCCAaaccccaaccccaaccccaaccccaaGCTCAGTCCCAGCCCAGGATGACCAGAGAAGAAGCTGTGCAAAATGCAGTGAAGATTCTATCCCGTCGTGGCGCTGGTGGCGGTGAGGATGATGGTGAGGAGAGCAGTGGAGGCAGAGGCAGAGGGAGAGGCAGAGGTAGAGGTAGAGGGAGAGGATGGGCTAGAGGGAGGGGAGGAAGAGGATTTGATAGGCGGCGGGATAGAGATTCAGAAGATGGGTTTGGTGCAGGATTGTATTTGGGAGACAATGCTGATGGAGAGAAGCTTGCTAAAAGGCTTGGACTTGAGACCATGAACCAGTTAAATGAAGCTTTTGAGGAAATGAGTTCTAGAGTGCTGCCGTCGCCGTTGGAGGATGCAATTTTGGATAGCATGGATGTCAATTATGCG ATTGAATGTGAACCTGAGTATTTGATGGGGGAGTTTGATCGGAATCCGGATATTGATGAGAAACCGCCAATGCCACTTCGTGATGCACTTGAGAAGATGAAGCCGTTTTTGATGGTATATGAGGGGATTGAGAGTCAAGAGGAGTGGGAG GAAATCATGAAAGAGACAATGGAGAGAGTTCCTTTGATGAAAGAGATTGTCGATTACTACAGTGGACCAGATAGGGTAACTGCaaagcaacaacaacaagaattaGAAAGGGTTGCAAAAACAGTTCCTGTCAGTGCACCTAAGTCTGTAAAGCAGTTTGCTGACCGTGCGGTTCTATCTCTTCAG